The Gloeobacter violaceus PCC 7421 DNA window TCTACTTCTATCCGCGCGACAACACCCCCGGCTGCACCAAGGAGGCCTGCGCTCTGCGCGACCGTTACGCCCGGTTGCAGGCGGCGGGAGTGACTGTGGTGGGGGTGAGCACCGACGGCGTGCGCTCCCACCAGAAGTTCACCGAAAAGTTCGCCCTGCCCTTTGCACTGTTGGCCGACACCGAGGGCGCCATCGCCCAGGCCTACGGCGCGTGGGGCGAAAAGAAGTTCATGGGCCGCACCTCGATCGGCATCTTGCGCCACACCGTCGTCATCGACGAAGCGGGCCGCATCGCTCACATTTACAGGAAGGTCAAACCCGAGGAGCATGCCGATCAGATCCTGCGGGATCTGGGGATTGCTTTTGAAGCCTGAGAAGGGCTTTTGCCGTCCCAACCTCCCCGGCACTTCAGCTGCGGGAGGTTTTTTGTCGGCCGCCACGATTCTCCTGGCTGATACATTTCCCGTGGCCGAATTGTTGACTGGCGGGGAAGGAATAGGTTATGGTCTTACGAAAAATGGCAGCCGATTTTGAAATTTTTCTCCGGGCTGTTCTGGGAAACGCGACACCCGCTATCCGATGACTGATTTCGACGACATCCCGGTAATCCAGCGCGCCGCTGCGACGGCGCCGATACCTGTCCCGACGACGAAGCGCCCGCTTCCCAAGCCTCCGGTGCTCGCCGCGGTGGCCGGTATGGTGGTTGCCGTGGGTCTGGGGTTATTTTTGTTATTGCCCAAGCCCGGGGAAGAGTCGCCCAAGGCGGCCCAGGCGAGTGCCCCTGCGAGTGGTGCAAAGTCGGCGAGCGCGCCTGCGGGCACGCTGCTTGGCCACTACCGCTACAAAGAAGCTTTCAGGGGCGATCTGGTGCAGATTGACTTCTGGCGGGACACCGACCGGCCCATCTTGTTGCACAAGGGGGCGGTGGAGAGTTACCGACAGCTGGTGCAGGCGGCCCGCGCGGAGGGGGTGATTTTGGTGACGCTCTCGGGATTCCGCTCCGAGCGCTACCAGCAAGAAGTTTACGCGCGCCAGTTGGGCAAAGCCGGCACCACCAGCACCGCCACGCTCATCAACGCTCCGCCCGGCTACTCCGAGCACCACACCGGCTACGCCATCGACTTTGGCGACGGTACCGTGCCAGGGGCGAATCTCAGGCCGCGCTTCGAGCAGACCGTCGCCTTTCGCTGGCTCACCGCCAACGCCCGCAAGTTCGGCTTCGAGATGTCCTTTCCCAAGGACAATCCCCAACGGGTGAGCTACGAGCCCTGGCACTGGCGCTACGTGGGCGACAAGCGCAGCATCGAGACGTTTTATCTGGGCAAGGGCCGTTAGCGAAACAAACACCGGCACTGTCTACAGAGACACCGGCATCGCAGCAGCCAGTTCTAGGCGGCGCTGCACCTCGTCTCCTCCCAGGATCGTGAGCACCTCGAACAGGGGCGGTGTCTGCTCGCGGCCGGTGACGGCGACGCGGAGGGTCATGAAGAGCTTGCCGTCTTTGACCCCGGCTTCGTGGGCCAGTTCGCGCACGCTCTGCTCCCACTCGGCCTGCGCGGCGTCCGGCCGGTAGAGTCTCAGGTATTCACCCAGCAATGCTCCTGCCTTCTCGGGGCTTCCCAGGGGTTTGGCGAGGAGTTTCGGGTCCGCCGGGGTAAACAACGCTGGGAAGAAAAAGCCGGTACTGACGACAATGTCGCTCAGGCGCTTGTAGCGCTCCGGCTCCAATGTCAGTACCCGCTCGGTGTAAGTCGGGTTGGCCGTGAACGCCGAATAGAACGATCCCAGTTCGGCGCGCGTCAGGGTCTGTTTGATGGGAGCAGAAGGGTGGTAAGTCTCGAAGATGATGTCCTGATGCAAGCCCAGCAAGAATTTCAGATATTCCACCGTCGCGGTGTAAAGTTCTGCAGACGAAAGTCGGCGCAGATACTGGCCGTTGATGAAATCGAGCAGCTGTGGATCGACGATGGGACCGGTGTTGGGCAGATCTTCCGCCTTGAATAACCGCACGAATTCTTCGTGGTCGTAGACGTCCTTGCCCTCCGGGTGGGGCCAGATGATCCGCGTGAGAAAGTTGCGCAGCCCCTCGGGCAAGTACCCCTGCACCCGATAGCCGGTGATCGACGTGTCGCCGCTGCGCTTGGAGAGTTTGCGGCGGCTCATGTCGCGCAGGATGGGCGTGTGGGCGATGCGCGGCATCGGCCAGCCAAAGTACTGGTACAAAAGCACGTGCTTGGGGGTCGAAGGAATCCACTCCTCGCCACGGATAATCTGATTCACCCGCATCAGGTGATCGTCCACCACCACCGCCAGGTGGTAGGTGGGAAAGCCGTCGGACTTGAGCAGCACGCTGTCGTCGATCGTCTGGGACTCGAAGGCGATCCGGCCGCGCGCCAGATCGTCGAAGGCGATCTCGGTGCCGTCGGGCACCTTCAGGCGCACGACCGCTTTTTCACCGGTCGCGAGCCGCTTCTCGACTTCCTCGCGACCCAGATTGCGGCAGTGGCGATCGTACATGGTCGGTTTGCCCGCCGCCTGCTGGGCCATGCGCACCGATTCGAGCCGCTCCGGCGTGCAAAAACAATAGTAGGCGTGCCCCACTTCCACCAGTTGCCGGGCGGCCGCCTGGTAGATGGGCAGCCGCTCGCTCTGGACATAGGGGCCGTAGGCCCCGCCATGGGCGACGCTTTCGTCCGGCCGGATCCCCAACCAGTCGAGGGCCGCGAGCAGATCTTCGATGGCGCCTTCGACGAAGCGCTCGCGGTCGGTGTCCTCGATGCGCAGCAAAAAGGCGCCGCCGCTGCCGTCGGCCAGGGACCGGTTGATCACCGCCTGCAGGGCCGTGCCGATGTGGGCCTTGCCCGTCGGGCTCGGCCCGATGCGGGTCACCCACGCGCCCGGGGGTAAAGCCCGGGGCGGGTAGGCGGACTCGTACTGCTCAAAATTCATCGGCCCCTCGAATGTTGCGCGCTGTCACATTTTATACCCGGGCGGTGGGGCCCGGGGAGCGGGTAGGCACCTCTGCCGAAAGCGGGAGGATACTGGAGGGGGCGGTTCTTAGACTAAGCTCAGGCCATCGTCCGCCCGGGGGACCCCATGTTCAACGACCGACCGCAGACCGACCGGATGTTCTTTCCGCCCGAACGCCCGGAAGTAACCAGCGAACTGAGCAACAACGTGGTGCTCACGACGCTCAACGATCTGTACAACTGGGCGCGGCTTTCGAGCGTCTGGCCTCTGATGTACGGCACGGCCTGCTGCTTTATCGAATTTGCCGGACTGATCGGCTCGCGCTTCGACTTCGACCGCTTCGGGCTGGTGCCCCGCGCCTCACCGCGCCAGGCGGACCTGATCATCACCGCAGGCACGATCACGATGAAATTTGCCCCGGCCCTGGTGACGCTCTACCAGCAGATGCCCGAGCCCAAGTACGTGATCGCCATGGGCGCGTGCACGATCACCGGCGGCATGTTCTCCACCGACTCGCCCACCACCGTGCGCGGCGTCGATAAGCTCATACCGGTGGACGTGTACATTCCGGGTTGCCCGCCCAGGCCCGAGGCGATCTTCGATGCGATCATCAAATTGCGCAAGAAGATGGCCACCGAGGATTTTCGCGAGCGCTACGACACAATTGCCCAGACCCACCGCTACTACACCGCCGCGCACCGGATGAAGGCCGTGGCCGACCCGCTCACCAGTGAGTACATTCGCCTGGAAAGCCGCCAGGCCGCCCCGCCCGCCCTGGCCGCCGCCATCGAGATGGGCATTCCCCTGGACTTGCAGCGCACGCCCCAACTGGAGGAGCAGATCCGCGATGGAGAACACCGAGACGCCCGCGCCTGAGGGGGCGCAAACCGGCACCGAGATTACCCCGATCGAGCCGGGGCCGACCTCCCGCTGGCTCGCCGAGCACGACTTGCCCCACGCATTTTTGGGCTTTGCCCTGGACGGGGTCGAACTGGTGGGCGTCGAACCCGAGCACCTGCCCATGGTCGGCAAAGCCCTGCACGATCAGGGCTACAACTATCTCAGGCTGATGTGCGGCTACGACGAGGGGCCGGGCGAGCGGCTGGTGAGCGTCTATGGCCTTACCCACTGCTACGACGACGCTGACAAACCGCCGGAGGTGCGCCTCAAGGTCTTTCTCGACCGTGCTGACCCGCGCGTGTCCTCGGTCTACTGGATCTGGAAGGCGGCGGACTGGCAGGAGCGCGAGACCTACGACATGTACGGCATCGTCTACGAAGGCCACCCCAACCTCATCCGCATCCTGAACATGGAAGATATGGTGGGCTGGCCATTGCGCAAAGATTATGTGACGCCGGGATTTTACGAGGTTCAGGACGCATTTTAGGGCAAACTTGATCCAGCGGTCAGCAAAAGACACCGAGGCGCAGTCGCCACGCAAAGCGTGCACGCATAGGAAATATCAGCCAAGCCTACCCACCCAGTTTCCCGCCAACCTTGCCTCTCAGTCTGGGGGGTGTTGGGGGGTGCCGCCTCTCGCCCACAAACTATCGGGCCAAGCCAAGGTAAACAGATCTTGCCACGAGGGGCGACCCCGCCCAAAAAAAGGGGTGCGACGAAGCGCACCCTTGCATCTACCCGATTGATGGCGGTCTTTCCCGGCTTCGGTACCCTCTCAGCCCGACAAGCAAGCTAATCTGGACAGACTGGACAGAAGAGGGTGGCGCCCGTGGATTCGCAAGAGACACCGGTTCAAGCTGTGCAGAGCACCTGGCAGCTGCAAGAAGCAAAAAACCAATTTTCAAAGGTTGTGGACTTGGCCGTAACTGTAGGGCCACAGATTGTCACTCGCCATGGCGAGCCTGTGGCAGTAATCCTGTCGGTGGCTCAGTACCGTAAACTGACCGTGCCGCGCCAATCGCTCGTCGATTTTTTGCGCTCTTCGCCGCTGGTAGGAGCGCAAATCGACCTCAGGCGTACTGAAGTAGACGAGCGTTGGCCGGTTGCGCTCGATTTTCAATAGCGATGGCTTATCTGTTGGACACGTGTGTGGTCTCAGAATTGATCAGACCGGCTCCAGAAGCCAGGGTGCTTGCGTTTATGGAGCCGCTTGATCCCGAGGCGTGCTACCTCAGTGCTTTGACTGTCGGGGAGCTGGGCAGGGGTATCGAACGCATGCCCGCTTCGAAGCGCAAAGAAACGCTCAAAGCCTGGTTGCACGGGCAACTACTGGTGACCTACGCCGATCGGATCTGGCCTGTGGATACAGATGTCGCGCATTGCTGGGCTGAGCTGAGTGCGGCCCTTGAAGCTGTGGGCAGAACCTTGCCGTTGTTTGATTCGCTCATTGCCGCTACAGCCGTTGTTCACCGGGCTGCGATCGTCACTCGCAATATCCAGGATTTTAATGCCGCCGGGGTGTCGGTCGTAAACCCGTGGGACGGCTACACCCTTCACCCGCCAACGGAGATATAGCGGTATCGAAAGGGGGTTGCTTCGGCTTATCCCCTGGTCACGGCTACTCCTCGTTCGACCGGATTTTGCGGCGATGTGAGTCTCAAAAAAAAGGGGTGCGACGAAGCGCACCCCTGCATCCACCCGATACCTCTTGTCCGGTTCAGCGGTCGACCGAGCCCATGATGATGTCGATTGAACCGAGAACCACGACCAAATCTGCGACCTTCGTGCCCTGCAAAATCATCGGCAAGATAGCCAGGTTGGCAAAATCCGGCGTGCGGATCTTCCAGCGCCAGGGCGTCGTGTCGTCGCGGCCGACGACGTAGATGCCCAATTCACCCTTCGCTTCTTCCGAGCGGGCGTAATATTCGCCCGTAGGAATTTTGAAGGTCGGCGAAGACTTTTTACCGATGAACTGGTAGTCGAAACTGTTCCACTCCGACTTCGGCCCCTCGGCAAGACGGCGTGCCTCCAGTTGCTCGTATGGACCGCCGGGCAACTGATCGAGGGCCTGACGAATAATTTTGACCGACTCGCGCATCTCTTTGATGCGCACGATGTAGCGCGCCAGACAGTCGCCGCCGGTGTCCCAGGCGATATCCCAGTCCAGTTCGTCGTAGATTTCGTAGTGATCGACTTTTCTAAGATCCCACTTGACGCCCGAGGCGCGCAGCATCGGCCCGGATAGCCCCCAGTTGATTGCATCCTCGCGGCTGATATAGCCTAAGTTTTCGATGCGGCGGCGGAAGATCGGGTTGTTGGTGATCAGCCGTTCGTACTCGTCGATCTTTCCCGGTATCACGTCGCAAAGGTCATGGGCCTTGTCGACCCAGCCGTAGGGCAAATCCACCGTTACCCCGCCGACGCGAAAATAATTGTTGCCCACCATGCGCAGCCCGGTGGCCGCCTCGAACAGGTCGAGAATCAATTCGCGTTCGCGCAGGATATAGAAAAACGGCGACTGCGCTCCCATGTCGAGCAAGAACGGCCCCACCCACAGCAGGTGATTGGCGATGCGCGACAGTTCGAGCATGATCACGCGGATATAACTCGCCCGGCGCGGCACCTTTACCCCGGCCATCGCCTCCGGAGCGTTGACCACGGGCGCTTCGTTCATCATCGCCGCCGCGTAATCCCAGCGCGAACAGTAGGGCAAATACTGGATAATCGTGCGGTTCTCGCCGATTTTCTCCATGCCGCGGTGCAAGTAACCCAACACCGGCCGGCAATCAACGACGTTCTCGCCGTCGAGGGTGACGATGAGCCGCAGTACGCCATGGGTGGAAGGGTGGTGCGGTCCTAGATTGAGGACCATCTGGTCGGCGCGGGTTTCGATGGTGACCATCGGGCGGGGTCTCGAAGTACACACAAGACTAGTCGTATTGCCCAGGCCGTGGAATGCACCCTAAGACAGAGTTTGAGCGGGTAGCGAAAGACCCGCGAGCGGCAGGTCCGGATCGGTGTTTTTGCCCTGGATCAGCACGCCGAAATCGCCCATGCTGCCGGGATCGACCAGGGTGCGCAGCGCCTCCCGTCGCCGCAGCGCTGCGTTGAGTTGGGCGTTGTTCTCGATGGCCCCGGGGGCACCCAAGGCCGCGAGCCGCTCCCCGAGACCCAGAGCGAGCAAAAAGAAGCTCTGGCGGGTAAAACCCAGGCTCCGAAGAGCATAGGCGGCACCGTGGGTTTGGAGGGCGGTGAAGTTGACGTGGGCGGTGATGTCCTGGTTGCCGATGTGCAGGTACGGATTGTCGTGGACCCGGTGGCGGTGGTAGCAGGCGAGCGTGCCGCTGCGGTGCTGGGGAGCGTAGTACTGGCGGGCGGTGTAGCCGTAATCGACGGTGAGCACATAGCCGCGCGCCAGCCGCCGGGCCACCGCCTCGAGCCAGTCGAGGGCCGCCAGATTCACCTCGCTGCGGTAACCCTCGCCCAGTGGCGCTGTCGCTATGCCGCAGCGATCGAGAAAGGCTGCGAGGCGGGGGGTGGAAGGGGCTGCCGCCACCTCGACAAAATCGCGCTCCCCTTCAAGGGCGACATAAATCTCGAGCAACTCCCCCCGGTGGACGACGAACTGGTGCACCGGCAGCGCGTCCACCAGCTCGTTGGCAAAAAAACAGCCTGCCACCGAGTCGGGGGCAATTTGCTCCAAATCGCACCAACGCACCGGCAGACCGGCAAGCACCCGGCGCTGCTCGGCGAGCTGTGCTGCAGAGCGCTCGACAATCCGGTAGTCGAGGGCAGCGGCAAAATCCGGCAGGTTTGCGTGGGCATGGCGCAAAAAATCGGCGGCAAACAGCCCCTGTCCCGCTCCCATCTCCACGAAGTCGAAACCCTCGGGTTTTCCCAGATGCCGCCACAGCTGGGCGGCCTGAACGGCCAACAGTTCGCCGAAGTCGCTTCCCAGGTGCGCAGCCGTGATGTAATCGCCCCACCCGCCGATGCGCCCCGGGTGCGTGGCGTAGTAGCCGAGTTCGGGATGGTAGAGCGCCAGGTCCATGAACTGGGCAAAATTCAGCCGCCCGCCCGGGCTCGCTGCGACCCGCTGCGCGATGAGTGTGCGCAGGGCGGGATTGGAATCGTCTACTGGTGGTGTTTCCATGGCTGCTTCTACAATGAACTGCGGACCCTCGCCGAACCGCAGACGATGGAGAAAACCGTATCCCTCCGCCCTACGGCCGAAGCCGACCTCGATTTTGTCCTAGCACAGGAGCAAAGCCCCAACAACCGGCCCTACATCCGTCAATGGTCGGTAGACGAACACCGCGCCCGCCTGCTTGATCCGGACTGGGCGCACCTGGTGATCGAGTCGGAGGGCGAAGCGGTGGGCTATGTGATCTTGCACGGCCTGCGCAATTCAGATGACAGTTTGTGTTTGAAGCGCATCGTCGTTGCCCGCAAAGGCGAAGGCTTCGGTCGGCGGGCGGTGCAACAGGTCAAGCGCTTCGCCTTCGATCGGGTGGGCTCCCATCGGTTGTGGCTGGAGGTCAAAGATTTCAATACCGCCGCCAGGCACCTCTACAGGTCGGAAGGTTTTGTGGCGGAAGGAATAATGCGCGAGAGCGCCAGAATCGGTGAGCGGTACGATTCGCTGATTGTGATGTCCATTCTGGAGCAGGAATATCGCCCGCCAACGGCTGCAGACTGCACGGATACTCTGTGATTGCGCTTACCTAAGAGAAATTACCGATTTATTTCACCTGCTCCTGGAGGTAGCTTTCGATGCTGAAAGCTGCCCATTTCGTGGTAAATATTTGAGGAAAACCGTAGGAGTGAATGGAGCTGTGTTCAGGAAGCTGCTAACGGCGGCAGCCTTGGGTATGCTGCTGTCTACCCCGGCCCGGGCCATCGATCTACGCGTGGCGGTCGAAGAAGAAGTCAGCGCCATCACCGTCGGCAGTTCGGTGGAAGCGCGGCTGGTCGACGAGCGCGGCCAGACCCTTGGAACGCTCCCGGCGATGCAGCCTTTGACCATGGCCGCGGCAGGCAGTCAGGTGCAGGCGCTCAATGTGCGCGTGGGTCGCATCCGTGTGGTGCCGAGCAGGCCCGAGGGGCTGGTCTTCGTCGGCGACCGCTGGTTTCGCGGCGCCGCCGAGGCGTTTGCTTCGGGGGGTCGGCTCACCGCCATTAACCTGGTGGACCTCGAAGCTTATCTTTACGGCGTCGTCGGTGCAGAGATGGTGGCCAGCTGGCCGGAGGAGGCCCTCAAGGCCCAGGCAATCGCCGCGCGCACCTACGCCCTTTTTCACTGGGGCCGCCGCCAGAACCAAACCCACGACATCGGCGATACGGTGCA harbors:
- the bcp gene encoding thioredoxin-dependent thiol peroxidase, which gives rise to MSEPLNVGDPAPEFAAEQTSGERLSLADLRGKKVVLYFYPRDNTPGCTKEACALRDRYARLQAAGVTVVGVSTDGVRSHQKFTEKFALPFALLADTEGAIAQAYGAWGEKKFMGRTSIGILRHTVVIDEAGRIAHIYRKVKPEEHADQILRDLGIAFEA
- a CDS encoding M15 family metallopeptidase, with amino-acid sequence MTDFDDIPVIQRAAATAPIPVPTTKRPLPKPPVLAAVAGMVVAVGLGLFLLLPKPGEESPKAAQASAPASGAKSASAPAGTLLGHYRYKEAFRGDLVQIDFWRDTDRPILLHKGAVESYRQLVQAARAEGVILVTLSGFRSERYQQEVYARQLGKAGTTSTATLINAPPGYSEHHTGYAIDFGDGTVPGANLRPRFEQTVAFRWLTANARKFGFEMSFPKDNPQRVSYEPWHWRYVGDKRSIETFYLGKGR
- the gltX gene encoding glutamate--tRNA ligase; translated protein: MNFEQYESAYPPRALPPGAWVTRIGPSPTGKAHIGTALQAVINRSLADGSGGAFLLRIEDTDRERFVEGAIEDLLAALDWLGIRPDESVAHGGAYGPYVQSERLPIYQAAARQLVEVGHAYYCFCTPERLESVRMAQQAAGKPTMYDRHCRNLGREEVEKRLATGEKAVVRLKVPDGTEIAFDDLARGRIAFESQTIDDSVLLKSDGFPTYHLAVVVDDHLMRVNQIIRGEEWIPSTPKHVLLYQYFGWPMPRIAHTPILRDMSRRKLSKRSGDTSITGYRVQGYLPEGLRNFLTRIIWPHPEGKDVYDHEEFVRLFKAEDLPNTGPIVDPQLLDFINGQYLRRLSSAELYTATVEYLKFLLGLHQDIIFETYHPSAPIKQTLTRAELGSFYSAFTANPTYTERVLTLEPERYKRLSDIVVSTGFFFPALFTPADPKLLAKPLGSPEKAGALLGEYLRLYRPDAAQAEWEQSVRELAHEAGVKDGKLFMTLRVAVTGREQTPPLFEVLTILGGDEVQRRLELAAAMPVSL
- the nuoB gene encoding NADH-quinone oxidoreductase subunit NuoB, with protein sequence MFNDRPQTDRMFFPPERPEVTSELSNNVVLTTLNDLYNWARLSSVWPLMYGTACCFIEFAGLIGSRFDFDRFGLVPRASPRQADLIITAGTITMKFAPALVTLYQQMPEPKYVIAMGACTITGGMFSTDSPTTVRGVDKLIPVDVYIPGCPPRPEAIFDAIIKLRKKMATEDFRERYDTIAQTHRYYTAAHRMKAVADPLTSEYIRLESRQAAPPALAAAIEMGIPLDLQRTPQLEEQIRDGEHRDARA
- a CDS encoding NAD(P)H-quinone oxidoreductase subunit J, with amino-acid sequence MENTETPAPEGAQTGTEITPIEPGPTSRWLAEHDLPHAFLGFALDGVELVGVEPEHLPMVGKALHDQGYNYLRLMCGYDEGPGERLVSVYGLTHCYDDADKPPEVRLKVFLDRADPRVSSVYWIWKAADWQERETYDMYGIVYEGHPNLIRILNMEDMVGWPLRKDYVTPGFYEVQDAF
- a CDS encoding type II toxin-antitoxin system Phd/YefM family antitoxin, whose amino-acid sequence is MDSQETPVQAVQSTWQLQEAKNQFSKVVDLAVTVGPQIVTRHGEPVAVILSVAQYRKLTVPRQSLVDFLRSSPLVGAQIDLRRTEVDERWPVALDFQ
- a CDS encoding type II toxin-antitoxin system VapC family toxin, with product MAYLLDTCVVSELIRPAPEARVLAFMEPLDPEACYLSALTVGELGRGIERMPASKRKETLKAWLHGQLLVTYADRIWPVDTDVAHCWAELSAALEAVGRTLPLFDSLIAATAVVHRAAIVTRNIQDFNAAGVSVVNPWDGYTLHPPTEI
- a CDS encoding NAD(P)H-quinone oxidoreductase subunit H, translated to MVTIETRADQMVLNLGPHHPSTHGVLRLIVTLDGENVVDCRPVLGYLHRGMEKIGENRTIIQYLPYCSRWDYAAAMMNEAPVVNAPEAMAGVKVPRRASYIRVIMLELSRIANHLLWVGPFLLDMGAQSPFFYILRERELILDLFEAATGLRMVGNNYFRVGGVTVDLPYGWVDKAHDLCDVIPGKIDEYERLITNNPIFRRRIENLGYISREDAINWGLSGPMLRASGVKWDLRKVDHYEIYDELDWDIAWDTGGDCLARYIVRIKEMRESVKIIRQALDQLPGGPYEQLEARRLAEGPKSEWNSFDYQFIGKKSSPTFKIPTGEYYARSEEAKGELGIYVVGRDDTTPWRWKIRTPDFANLAILPMILQGTKVADLVVVLGSIDIIMGSVDR
- a CDS encoding class I SAM-dependent methyltransferase, yielding METPPVDDSNPALRTLIAQRVAASPGGRLNFAQFMDLALYHPELGYYATHPGRIGGWGDYITAAHLGSDFGELLAVQAAQLWRHLGKPEGFDFVEMGAGQGLFAADFLRHAHANLPDFAAALDYRIVERSAAQLAEQRRVLAGLPVRWCDLEQIAPDSVAGCFFANELVDALPVHQFVVHRGELLEIYVALEGERDFVEVAAAPSTPRLAAFLDRCGIATAPLGEGYRSEVNLAALDWLEAVARRLARGYVLTVDYGYTARQYYAPQHRSGTLACYHRHRVHDNPYLHIGNQDITAHVNFTALQTHGAAYALRSLGFTRQSFFLLALGLGERLAALGAPGAIENNAQLNAALRRREALRTLVDPGSMGDFGVLIQGKNTDPDLPLAGLSLPAQTLS
- a CDS encoding GNAT family N-acetyltransferase, with protein sequence MEKTVSLRPTAEADLDFVLAQEQSPNNRPYIRQWSVDEHRARLLDPDWAHLVIESEGEAVGYVILHGLRNSDDSLCLKRIVVARKGEGFGRRAVQQVKRFAFDRVGSHRLWLEVKDFNTAARHLYRSEGFVAEGIMRESARIGERYDSLIVMSILEQEYRPPTAADCTDTL